The genomic DNA ttaattgtcgattggttcggtttggttcaattaaaatctctaaatcgtgtgtaaaaggggaaaacgaccctaggtcgtgttattttgttggtagtcgccgcttttgagagaaagagaaagagagaaaagagagaaaacgtttctgtgactttctgggtttgttcttggaNatagtaagatttagtaaaacaatgtttacatcagttagttttgaatttttcttcattgcaacacattctcataaaagaacatgtaacacttaagataaattttgaacttatggattTTAGTTTATAGccattgaaatttaatactttaagaaaattattattgataaggtgaataaaacaaagcataaacatcaacctaaacatggaaatgaatctcaaatgtgaaatttcaaaataaaaaatatagagagtggtaaacagtcttaaaagagtagctaaatcaggtgttagtcgcaaagttTTCAGATATCAGTCACAATATCGTCGCAAAACAGGTCTCTAATCGGTAGCAAAATAGTGATAAGTGAGATAGTCGTAATATAGTGGCAAATCCGTCGCAATGTGTGACCATTTTAAGACTACCATATAtatgtcacaaaataaaaatcttgaattctacacattatgaacaaaactatttatataaatcactaaggagaactcatagtagtagtataaagtacatgcaatagtaagatttagtaaaacagTGTTTACATcacttagttttgaatttttcttcattgcaacacANNNNNNNNNNNNNNNNNNNNNNNNNNNNNNNNNNNNNNNNNNNNNNNNNNNNNNNNNNNNNNNNNNNNNNNNNNNNNNNNNNNNNNNNNNNNNNNNNNNNNNNNNNNNNNNNNNNNNNNNNNNNNNNNNNNNNNNNNNNNNNNNNNNNNNNNNNNNNNNNNNNNNNNNNNNNNNNNNNNNNNNNNNNNNNNNNNNNNNNNNNNNNNNNNNNNNNNNNNNNNNNNNNNNNNNNNNNNNNNNNNNNNNNNNNNNNNNNNNNNNNNNNNNNNNNNNNNNNNNNNNNNNNNNNNNNNNNNNNNNNNNNNNNNNNNNNNNNNNNNNNNNNNNNNNNNNNNNNNNNNNNNNNNNNNNNNNNNNNNNNNNNNNNNNNNNNNNNNNNNNNNNNNNNNNNNNNNNNNNNNNNNNNNNNNNNNNNNNNNNNNNNNNNNNNNNNNNNNNNNNNNNNNNNNNNNNNNNNNNNNNNNNNNNNNNNNNNNNNNNNNNNNNNNNNNNNNNNNNNNNNNNNNNNNNNNNNNNNNNNNNNNNNNNNNNNNNNNNNNNNNNNNNNNNNNNNNNNNNNNNNNNNNNNNNNNNNNNNNNNNNNNNNNNNNNNNNNNNNNNNNNNNNNNNNNNNNNNNNNNNNNNNNNNNNNNNNNNNNNNNNNNNNNNNNNNNNNNNNNNNNNNNNNNNNNNNNNNNNNNNNNNNNNNNNNNNNNNNNNNNNNNNNNNNNNNNNNNNNNNNNNNNNNNNNNNNNNNNNNNNNNNNNNNNNNNNNNNNNNNNNNNNNNNNNNNNNNNNNNNNNNNNNNNNNNNNNNNNNNNNNNNNNNNNNNNNNNNNNNNNNNNNNNNNNNNNNNNNNNNNNNNNNNNNNNNNNNNNNNNNNNNNNNNNNNNNNNNNNNNNNNNNNNNNNNNNNNNNNNNNNNNNNNNNNNNNNNNNNNNNNNNNNNNNNNNNNNNNNNNNNNNNNNNNNNNNNNNNNNNNNNNNNNNNNNNNNNNNNNNNNNNNNNNNNNNNNNNNNNNNNNNNNNNNNNNNNNNNNNNNNNNNNNNNNNNNNNNNNNNNNNNNNNNNNNNNNNNNNNNNNNNNNNNNNNNNNNNNNNNNNNNNNNNNNNNNNNNNNNNNNNNNNNNNNNNNNNNNNNNNNNNNNNNNNNNNNNNNNNNNNNNNNNNNNNNNNNNNNNNNNNNNNNNNNNNNNNNNNNNNNNNNNNNNNNNNNNNNNNNNNNNNNNNNNNNNNNNNNNNNNNNNNNNNNNNNNNNNNNNNNNNNNNNNNNNNNNNNNNNNNNNNNNNNNNNNNNNNNNNNNNNNNNNNNNNNNNNNNNNNNNNNNNNNNNNNNNNNNNNNNNNNNNNNNNNNNNNNNNNNNNNNNNNNNNNNNNNNNNNNNNNNNNNNNNNNNNNNNNNNNNNNNNNNNNNNNNNNNNNNNNNNNNNNNNNNNNNNNNNNNNNNNNNNNNNNNNNNNNNNNNNNNNNNNNNNNNNNNNNNNNNNNNNNNNNNNNNNNNNNNNNNNNNNNNNNNNNNNNNNNNNNNNNNNNNNNNNNNNNNNNNNNNNNNNNNNNNNNNNNNNNNNNNNNNNNNNNNNNNNNNNNNNNNNNNNNNNNNNNNNNNNNNNNNNNNNNNNNNNNNNNNNNNNNNNNNNNNNNNNNNNNNNNNNNNNNNNNNNNNNNNNNNNNNNNNNNNNNNNNNNNNNNNNNNNNNNNNNNNNNNNNNNNNNNNNNNNNNNNNNNNNNNNNNNNNNNNNNNNNNNNNNNNNNNNNNNNNNNNNNNNNNNNNNNNNNNNNNNNNNNNNNNNNNNNNNNNNNNNNNNNNNNNNNNNNNNNNNNNNNNNNNNNNNNNNNNNNNNNNNNNNNNNNNNNNNNNNNNNNNNNNNNNNNNNNNNNNNNNNNNNNNNNNNNNNNNNNNNNNNNNNNNNNNNNNNNNNNNNNNNNNNNNNNNNNNNNNNNNNNNNNNNNNNNNNNNNNNNNNNNNNNNNNNNNNNNNNNNNNNNNNNNNNNNNNNNNNNNNNNNNNNNNNNNNNNNNNNNNNNNNNNNNNNNNNNNNNNNNNNNNNNNNNNNNNNNNNNNNNNNNNNNNNNNNNNNNNNNNNNNNNNNNNNNNNNNNNNNNNNNNNNNNNNNNNNNNNNNNNNNNNNNNNNNNNNNNNNNNNNNNNNNNNNNNNNNNNNNNNNNNNNNNNNNNNNNNNNNNNNNNNNNNNNNNNNNNNNNNNNNNNNNNNNNNNNNNNNNNNNNNNNNNNNNNNNNNNNNNNNNNNNNNNNNNNNNNNNNNNNNNNNNNNNNNNNNNNNNNNNNNNNNNNNNNNNNNNNNNNNNNNNNNNNNNNNNNNNNNNNNNNNNNNNNNNNNNNNNNNNNNNNNNNNNNNNNNNNNNNNNNNNNNNNNNNNNNNNNNNNNNNNNNNNNNNNNNNNNNNNNNNNNNNNNNNNNNNNNNNNNNNNNNNNNNNNNNNNNNNNNNNNNNNNNNNNNNNNNNNNNNNNNNNNNNNNNNNNNNNNNNNNNNNNNNNNNNNNNNNNNNNNNNNNNNNNNNNNNNNNNNNNNNNNNNNNNNNNNNNNNNNNNNNNNNNNNNNNNNNNNNNNNNNNNNNNNNNNNNNNNNNNNNNNNNNNNNNNNNNNNNNNNNNNNNNNNNNNNNNNNNNNNNNNNNNNNNNNNNNNNNNNNNNNNNNNNNNNNNNNNNNNNNNNNNNNNNNNNNNNNNNNNNNNNNNNNNNNNNNNNNNNNNNNNNNNNNNNNNNNNNNNNNNNNNNNNNNNNNNNNNNNNNNNNNNNNNNNNNNNNNNNNNNNNNNNNNNNNNNNNNNNNNNNNNNNNNNNNNNNNNNNNNNNNNNNNNNNNNNNNNNNNNNNNNNNNNNNNNNNNNNNNNNNNNNNNNNNNNNNNNNNNNNNNNNNNNNNNNNNNNNNgcttttgagagaaagagaaagagagaaaagagagaaaacgtttctgtgactttctgggtttgttcttAGAGTTTTGGAGAGATatgaggctgtaggagggttagctgttgctggaaacgaagggggagcttctggaggtgttgttttccacgtttctcaatccaatcttcctgttcttgaggtgagtgcttgaccatggttgatctaagcatgagatctctcttgtttgtgtgttttctttgttgtttgtgttgttttgttgcttgggatcattgcttttgtgattcccagtgttttctgaggtaattgggtgagtttaagacggattcgagatgattgggaaggagagttcgatgctcggtttcgcgcagatcgtgtctgcagaggaggcatcgatcgacactaggaagcatcggtcgacaccatttggagtggcatcggtcgacactgtttagcatcggtcgacaccattgtttgtagcatcgatcgacaccgtgaggaatcggtcgacactggtcttagtcgagacttgttttcctggtttgatgtattgttgtgtgttgtttgttttgcttaaacttgagggtctcatatgcttgtgtgtataacccagtagatgggaggacggcctcactaagtatttatgataatacttacgcatctcaattgttgtttgtggtgtgcaggtatgtgacgtggaatcatggcgatgaggaggaggatgaactagggtctcgtttgtgtgttgttggtctttgttatattgtttaggatggaaccttggatagagatatgttaggttgctggatagaatggatagaagtgttattgtattggttttgtattattgatatgtttccgctgtgcatgtaattggatgttggtttattattggttggttaccgtgtgtgggttggtttgtttaattaagtagtatgggatacttaattatatcttgtatttaattattaaaaagaaaaaaaaaaaaaggggtcgggttgtttcaagtcttaaaagagtagctaaatcaggtgttagtcgcaaagttTTCAGATATCAGTCACAATATCGTCGCAAATTGTGACGTCTTTGTTACTAAATAAGGGTAAAAAATGTGGACGCAAATAAGTCTTCGATATGCGACGTTTTTGTGATTTGCTGTACCGACTATATAAATGGTCACAGAGTAGTCACAAATTGTGACCATTTTAAGACGAATTTATTTTCGACGCAAAATAGTCCTAATGTAGTCGCTAATTTAAGACCCTTTTGTGACCTTTATGTTTCGTCGTTAATAAGCGACGTTTTtctctccaatttttttgtagTCGTTAAGTTGTCGCAAAATAGTCTTAAAAGCGTCGCTCTATTTTGTGACTGAATAAGTAGTCACAAATTGTAGTCTCaaaatgcatgttttcttgtagtgacttCCACAAATTGGATGGAGGTTTTCGATCCGAAAACTCAATCTTGGGAGCCTGACTGGAACCCTCTAGATAAGAGATGTAGTAGTATATACAAGAGCATAGTGGTTGAAGGAGATATCTACCTGTTTGGGTCGTTTACAAgccaaaaaaagataaaatggcTTACAGGAGAGAATCGGAATTTTAAATCCAAGATATAAGAGTATAGTGGTTGAAGTAACCTTCTTGCTTTTATCCTTCATCTCTCGtttcttttgttccttttcCCTGTCGCTTCAGCCAGCAACAACTTTGGAATTATGTCGCTCCTTTCTGACTGGATCTCTACCACTAATGTTTTCCTCCACCAAAATTATGCTGCTCTTTTTCTACAACCAATCTCTCTCACCCTATAAGATCGGATGAAGTCATTGGAGGGTTTGGAGAGTTTAAATCCCCACATCCGGAGTCTAAACCACCCCTCCGTACAAACCACGAGAAGGCCGTCCGTACAAGCTATCGGTCCAGCCCATGAAGCCTACAGTTTGTTGGCCTCGTAATGTCgacaagaaagagaaggaaggaTTTTAGATTCTTCCCATATGACCATTGGGGGAAAATGCAAGTGGGAGAGCTCAAGACAAAGAAAGATCGCACACATGTGGCTTTAAGGGTTTAAACCCTCTTATGACATGTCACTTTCAACATGTGGTCAAATGCACATATGATCATGTATAGCATATTCATGTTGTATGTCTTTATACCTAGGTTACAAATCAGGTAAGAAATGATAATCTCTTTTCTCACATACTTTCTACAAACTCGCAACTCTCATACTTTTACTATTCACACTCATTCTCTTAATCTCTCATGTTCATCATTCTCCATCGTTTTACACCGTTTATTCTTATACCCCGATTATCCTTCATCTCTCATTTCTTTATCTTCTATTCCCCACGTTTCAACCAGAAACAATTCCAGAATTATACCACTCGTTCTCAGTGGATTTCTACCGtcaatctctttctccattGAAACTATGTCGCTCTTTCTCACGGATTTCTACCACCGCCATTTGTTTTTTCCAGCGAAATTGTGCTGCTCTTTCTCACCGGATCTCTCCTGCcaatctctctctttaacaTGACGAATCGTACTGTCTTCTTCAGAAATTTACCGTTGAAGATCTATTGTTTGTGAgattttttctcaaatttcatttaaaaattttctgatgcaactaaaaaaaatatacctttttaaaatatatattatcttttgtTGAACATGCAATTTTAGAATATGCCACGCTATTATTTATGGACTGTCGGCATGCAACTCTTGTCAAAAACAAGTAGATATTTCCAAACTTCAAGATATTTCTTTTGaatgatatgttatttatatttgattcatGTCATTTCACAAAACCCAATGAtcttttgctattttccttGATTCCGCTTCCCGTATCTTCTCCACCATCATCTCCTCTCCTCCGTAACCACCCCATCACAACAACAAGTACGCACCACCGGTCCACCACTATCGTATCCAGTATTCCAGTTCAACCACCATTTGTATCCTATACTACGTATGTATGTATCCACCACCGCACCTTTGTTACCTCTTTCGAACTGATCAACGTCACCTTTGTAACTATCACCTTTGTAACTATCACCACCTCTTCTGATGTGGTGATCTGTTGAAGCTATTGCTACTTCTATAACGTGTATAGCTTGGTCAACTGTTTAGATAGCTTAGTCACTTGCCCCTTTTTGGTCATTTACTTCTTAACACTTTAGGTCATCTCTTTCTTTGTATAACTAAGGCAGAAGACGCCTCATTAATAAAGGAAGACAGAAGATAAACCAAACTGTAATCTTGTCCTAAAattatcatggtatcagagctaaatcTGGGATTTTCGAGTTAATTAATTGACATAAAGTGAGCTTCTTTTGAAGATATGGCTGATGCTTCACCACCTCCAGTCACGACTCCAACAAACACATCTGTAACGGAGGTCCGACGCACAATCTCGCCGTACGACTTAACGGCAGCGGATAACTCGGGTGCTGTGATTTCTCACCCGATACTGAAGACTAATAATTATGAGGAGTGGGCATGTGGTTTCAAAACTGCACTACGCTCCagaaaaaagtttggttttctcGATGGAACCATTCCTCAGCCACCGGAAGGTTCACCAGATCTGGAAGATTGGCTGACGATTAATGCGTTATTGGTCTCTTGGATGAAGATGACCATTAATTCAGAGTTGCTGACGAACATCTCCCACCGTGATGTGGCGAGAGACTTGTGGGAACAAATTAGGAAGCGTTTCTCTGTTTCTAATGGACCAAAGAATCAGAAGATGAAGACGGACCTTGCTACTTGCAAGCAGGAGGGTATGACAGTGGAAGGATATTACGGAAAACTCAACAAGATTTGGGATAATATCAACAGCTATCGCCCTCTTCGGATATGCAAATGCGGTAGATGTATCTGCAATCTCGGAACAGAACAGGAGAAGGACCGAGAAGATGACATGGTACAACAGTTTCTTTACGGACTGAATGAAACTAAATTTCACACCATACGGTCAAGCTTGACGTCTCGTGTACCTCTTCCGGGGCTGGAGGAGGTTTACAACATAGTGAGACaggaagaagatatgttgaacAGCAGAATatccaaagaagaaagaagtgatGTCACTGCTTTTGTTGTTCAAGCGCGGCCACGTTCTGAGGTGAGCTCAGAGAAgctccaaaacaagaaaatctgTAAGCATTGTAATAGAGGAGGTCATTCACCCGAGAACTGTTTTGTGATGATTGGTTACCCGGAGTGGTGGGGAGACCGTCCAAGAGGACAATCAAACTCGAATGGTTCAATAGGTCGTGGCAGAGGAAGATTTGGGTCTGGTTTTAGTGGAGGACAAACTCGGCCAACGTACGTGAACGCTGTCATGACTGGGCCATCCTCATCTACTGAACATGTGAACCGAGTAATCACTGACAGAGACCGTGATGCGGTTAGTGGTCTTACAGATGAGCAATGGCGTGGAGTTGTTAAGCTTCTCAATGCTGGAAGAAGTGATAACAAGTCCAATGCTCATGAAACTCTATCAGGTAcatgttcttctttctcctcttggATACTTGATACAGGTGCATCCCATCACATGACAGGAAAAATAGAGTTATTGAGTGATTTGCGAACTATGTCTCCAGTTTTGATTGTGTTGGCTGATGGGAATAAAAGAGTGGCTGTTAGTGAAGGAACAGTTAGACTTGGTTCACAACTGATTTTGAAGTCTGTATTCTATGTCAAGGAGTTGGAATCAGACTTGATCTCTGTTGGGCAGATGATGGATGAGAATCATTGTGTTGTTCAACTTGCTGATCACTTCCTTGTGATACAGGACCGCACTACGAGGACGGTGACTGGAGTTGGTAAACGAGAGGCTGGAAGTTTTTATTTTCGGAGAATGGAGAATGCAGCAGTTGTGCACACGAGTGTGAAGGGCTCTTTTGATCTCTGGCATAGGCGTTTGGGACACGCATCAAACAAGATAGTCAACTTGTTGCCTAGAGAACTTTTGTCAAGTACTAAAGATATTTTGGATAATGTATGTGATACATGTATGCGAGCTAAGCAGACTCGTGAAACTTTCCCTCTCAGTGATAATAGAAGTTCAGATAATTTTCAACTTGTTCATTGTGATGTGTGGGGACCATATCGCACACCTTCCTCTTCAGGTGCTCGATATTTCTTGACAATTGTCGACGATTTCTCACGTGGTGTGTGGGTATATTTGATGACTGAAAAAAGTGAAACTCAGAAGCATTTGAAATATTTCATTGCCTTGGTTGAACGGCAATTTGAAACTAAGGTCAAAACTGTGAGAAGTGATAATGGGACTGAGTTTGTTTGTATGCGCGAGTACTTCTTGCAACATGGAATTAGTCATGAAACTTCATGCGTTGGAACTCCACATCAGAATGGAAGGGCTGAGAGGAAGCACCGACATATCTTGAATATTGCGAGAGCTTTGCGATTTCAATCGCATTTGCCTATTCAGTTCTGGGGAGAATGCATCTTGTCAGCGGCTTACCTTATCAATCGCACACCGTCGATGCTTCTTCAAGGTAAATCTCCGTATGAGATGTTATATAAGACACCTCCACACTACACTCACCTTCGTGTTTTTGGTTCCTTGTGCTACGCACATAACCAAAATCATAAAGGAGATAAATTTGAGACAAGATCAAAACGTTGTGTATTTGTTGGGTATCCACACGGACAGAAAGGATGGAGGTTATATGACTTAGAGGAACAAAAGTTTTTGGTCTCCAGAGATGTCATTTTCCAGGAAACAGAGTTTCCATATGCAAAGGCGTCgtgtgatgaagatgatggtcgTAAATCGGATTGTGTTAATCAATCACCTATTTTATCAAGCGTAATGGATCTCCTTGAAGCAGGTGGGCCGAATGTTAGAGCTGAAATAGGCCCAACAACCTCTAGATTAACTTCAGCCCATGAAAGTGAAGGGCCAAGTGTCCAACAAACTATTCTCGAGCCTATCTCTTCTCCGTCTCTTTCAGTTGAACCCGGAACCACATCAACTGATATGTCTTCGTTGCCTACTGAGTCACCGGAGTCGTGTGGGTCTCCTACTGCAATTCCTGAGCCAGAACCACTCGGTCGTGGACATCGCAAGAAGGAAAAATCTGTCACATTGAAAAATTTTGTTACCAACACTGTGAGTGTAGAATCTAATTCCAAGGCtgaatcttcatcttctctctatCCAATTGAGAAATATGTTGATTGTCGTCGCTTCTCCTCATCCCATAAGGCTTTTTTGGCGGCTGTTACTGCCGGAATGGAACCAACGACATATAACAGGGCTGTGATTGACAAAGTTTGGCGTGATGCTATGTCAGCTGAGATTGAATCACTGCGAGTTAATCAAACCTTTTCGATTGTGAATTTGCCTCCAGGGAAGCGCGCCATTGGTAATAAATGGGTTTACAAGATTAAGTATCGCTCTGACGGGGAGGTAGAACGATACAAGGCTCGCTTAGTTGCATTAGGCAATCGTCAACAAGAAGGAGTGGACTATGACGAGACTTTTGCTCCGGTCGCAAAAATGAGTATGGTGCGTTTGTTTTTGGGAGTTGCTGCTGCTCGTGACTGGCAtgtgcatcaaatggatgtACATAACGCTTTCCTCCATGGTGATTTGACGGAGGAGGTGTATATGAAATTGCCTCAAGGATTTCACTGTGATGATCCAAACAAGGTATGTCGTCTTCATAAGTCTTTATACGGTTTAAAACAAGCTCCAAGGTGTTGGTTCTCCAAACTTTCTTCTGCCTTGAAACAGTATGGTTTCACACAGTCATTGTCTGATTACTCTCTGTTTAGCTACAACCATAATGGCATCTATGTTCATGTCcttatctatgttgatgatttgatcATTTCGGGTAACTGTTCTGAGGCTGTTGCTCAATTCAAATCATATCTGGAATCCTGTTTTCACATGAAAGACCTTGGCTTACTCAAATACTTTCTTGGCATTGAAGTGAGCCGTAATGATCAAGGATTCTACTTGTCCCAACGAAAGTACGTTCTGGATATTATTTCTGAAATGGGACTCCTTGGAGCTAAGCCATCAGCCTTCCCACTTGAACAAAACCATAGACTATCATTGTCCAAGTCCCCTCTGATCGCAGATTCTGCAAGGTATCGTCGTCTGGTTGGGAGACTCATTTACTTGGCTGTAACACGTCCTGAGTTGTCTTATTCTGTTCACACTTTGGCACAGTTCATGCAACATCCACGTCAAGATCATTGGGATGCTGCAGTTCGTGTTGTTCGTTATTTAAAATCCAATCCGGGACAAGGAATTTTGCTCTCTCGCAATTCCACTCTACAACTCAATGGTTGGTGTGATAGTGACTGGGCGGCTTGCCCTCTCACTCGTCGTTCTCTCACAGGCTACTTTGTGCAGCTTGGTGATACTCCCATCTCCtggaaaacgaaaaaaacaGCCCACTGTTAGTCGCTCTTCTGCGGAGGCAGAATATCGAGCCATGGCGTTTCTTACTCAAGAACTTATGTGGCTCAAGCGGGTGCTTTATGATCTCGGTGTTTCTCATGTTCAGCCTATGCGTATCTTCTCCGATAGTAAATCTGCAATTGCTCTAAGTGTCAATCCGGTTCAACATGAGTGCACCAAACATATTGAGGTGGATTGCCATTTTATTCGAGATGCCATCGTTGCTGGTATTGTTGCAACTTCTTTTGTCCCTTCTCAACACCAGCTCGCGGACATCCTTACTAAAGCGTTGGGCCAAAAAgaagttcttttgtttcttcgcAAGTTGGGCATTCTCGATGTGCATGCTCCAACTTAAGGGAGGGTGTTGAAGCTATTGCTACTTCTATAACGTGTATAGCTTGGTCAACTGTTTAGATAGCTTAGTCACTTGCCCCTTTTTGGTCATTTACTTCTTAACACTTTAGGTCATCTCTTTCTTGTCCTAAAATTATCATGATCTTTGCTGCTAGACCTCCTTTTTTTGTCAGATTTTATATTGGAGTTTCACCGCAAATCCCACCTCTTCCAAACCAATATAGCATCTtgaaataatcataaattatatcccaccacGAAAAGAGTTATTTACCTAAATAAACAAAGTCATAGTTATTTTGTTAACAAGCTACATTTCATCTAGTAATAttactcaaataaaataaaaacagagcgaAGCAGCAGGAAATacaaatttattctttttttacatccacaaaattgttcttttttttttttgtcatctgaaacatataatatttcGTGTTATGTAACATCAGACCTTGTCCACAAAGCAAGACTGAAACAGTCAGTGGTAAAGCTACAATTAGCCTTCATTAACAAATCAACTAATTAACCACGAAATTGTTGTTATTAgttcaatttttcattttttataaaaattaagtctcaaaattacttattattttgaGGCCCATTAccattcaacaaaagaaattcTGATCCACTACTTCTATTTAAGAactctaataaataaataaattaaaaatcgaGTTAAATTCCttcctaaatatatatattacctacAAGTCGGAGACgccgacgacgacgaagaaatCGAAAGGTTAGATCAGCGACGACTTTATCTCGATGACGTCcgtaaagaagaagacgaagaaacagTCTCCGGAATCATTTCCATATGATTTGCTCTTGACTTGCTTCGCACGCGTCCCTAGAATGTACTACCCGACTCTCTCCTTAGTCTCCAAGAGCTGTCGAACCCTCCTTGCTTCACCGGATCTTTGCAAGACTCGGTCTTTGTTAAACCACAGGGAGAGTTGTCTCTACGTGTGCTTAAAGTTCCCTTATTTTGACCCTAACCCACGTTTGTTCACTCTCTGCCAAAAACCTAATCGAACCCTAACCAACATCcccaagaagaaaaataagaagtcAACTGCACATGTTTTGGTTCCAGCCCCAGTTCCCAATCCACCTCCTAAGGACTATAAAATGGTGGCTGTTGGTTCTAATATCTATGCCATTGGCGGAACCATTGAGAATGCACCCTCGTCTAGCGTCTCAGTCCTGGACTGCCAGTCTCATACATGGCACAAGGCTCCAAGCATGCTGATGGACCGGAATTACCCAGCTGTTAATGTCGTTGATGGCAAAATTTATGTAGCTGGAGGCTTGAAAGACTTCACTTCTTCAAACTGGATGGAGGTTTTCGATCCAAATACTCAAACTTGGGAGCTTATATCGAGACCTCTAGATAAGATATGTAGACATATGTACAAGAGCTTAGTGATTGAAGGAGATATCTACCATTTTGGGGATAATGTTGTGGCTTACAAGCCAAAAGAAGATAAGTGGATAGCGATTACAAAAGAGCATCCAAATTTTCTAACAGGATGGTTTCAGTATTCTTATTGCATGATTGATAACGTAATGTATTGTTATCATCCAGCAGGTGGAGTCCTATGGTATGACTCTAAGCTAAGATGCTGGAATAAACTGAAGGGTCTTGAAGGTTTGCCTAATTTTGGTAGGTATAGTGCTGTTAAATTAGCGGATTGTGGTGGTAAGCTTGTTGTTCTGTGGGACAAGTATGTGCGTGCAAGTAGGTATAAGGAGATTATGATTTGGTGTGCAGAGATTTCACTTGAAAAATGCAACAGTCAAGAGATTTGGGGGACAATCGAGTGGTCTGATGCTGGGGGACAATCGAGTGGTCTGATGCGGTTCTTACAGTCCCTAAGTCTTATTACTTCGTTTCTGCTATTTACGCTACTTATTGACAGGTTAGAACATAATGAATTTGGTTATGTTATGTCACTTATGAAGGAGTTTTTAACGTAATGCAATTATCATGTCTTTGCCTACAAAGCATCTGCACTCGCTTGCTTGTAAATTATTAAGCTTATTTTGTGACAGTACTGTTACTTTGATAACCCCTCTGATCCCAAactctattctttttttctacTGCGTGATGAATGTCTCATTAGACTAGTGGGTAATGTCGTTTCTGTGCTGAATATATAGGTGTTGGAAAATGTCTATAGCTGACGTCGCTTTCACTTCTAAAGATAatgcacaaacttgtaaacCGTATAACCATGCTTTGCCTATGAAAAAATgctt from Camelina sativa cultivar DH55 chromosome 2, Cs, whole genome shotgun sequence includes the following:
- the LOC104751464 gene encoding F-box/kelch-repeat protein At5g49000-like → MTSVKKKTKKQSPESFPYDLLLTCFARVPRMYYPTLSLVSKSCRTLLASPDLCKTRSLLNHRESCLYVCLKFPYFDPNPRLFTLCQKPNRTLTNIPKKKNKKSTAHVLVPAPVPNPPPKDYKMVAVGSNIYAIGGTIENAPSSSVSVLDCQSHTWHKAPSMLMDRNYPAVNVVDGKIYVAGGLKDFTSSNWMEVFDPNTQTWELISRPLDKICRHMYKSLVIEGDIYHFGDNVVAYKPKEDKWIAITKEHPNFLTGWFQYSYCMIDNVMYCYHPAGGVLWYDSKLRCWNKLKGLEGLPNFGRYSAVKLADCGGKLVVLWDKYVRASRYKEIMIWCAEISLEKCNWSDAVLTVPKSYYFVSAIYATY